Genomic DNA from Cydia fagiglandana chromosome 3, ilCydFagi1.1, whole genome shotgun sequence:
accaagacacgtcaacaggtttattttagctattataatctgtttgtttcattctatttttcgatgaggtaaattgtagggattgtagctgtcacgtggtaccacaaatttggtcgaactgcaaaaactgccaggctaaggtgaggccgaccaagccatacgtcaataggtttattttagctattataatccgtttttttcatcctataggtaaattgtagctgtcacgtggtaccacaaatttggttggactgcaaaaactcgtagcctggcagcaaaaactgctaattctatttcttgatgaggtaaattgtagctctcacgtggtaccacaaatttgatcgacccaatcgccaatcggccggccaatacaggatttggccgaccattttttttactgtcctcaaaggcagctatcgtaccatacaagtttcatacgatttttcgataggtcattttcatgttttttttttataaatttggtcggactgcaaaagctgccaggttaaggtgaggccgaccaagacatacgtcaacaattctattttgctatgaggtaaattgtaggtgtcatgtggtccaataaatctggtcggactgcaaaaactgccaggctaaggtgaggccgaccactttttttttactgtccccaaggtcaggtatcctaccatacaagtttcattccatttttcgatgaggtatttttttgatgtttttttgtccaacgtttttgccatttgtacaaaatctgccaggttaagccgaccaagtgcgttggaaggtactaaatgtcaggtacctctacagggtaggtatattctattttttgatcaggtttgtttcatgcagccggcaaccggactaaaactcttatagtataacttagaaatctaaatgaaagttcaaatagcgttaataaaagttgatttgtgacatcatttgtttcatttatgtgttcaatacaaaagtgtccattaatggatgttcataattgggtccatgtccatgactgggtgtccattactgaatttttgatgtccatcaatggtgatttcgtaaatttcaatttatatattttttattaattatgtattaaacatacagaatttatggttttgtttaaatgttcctcatgtatttaagtaccgaaaaaaaaaatcaccatttttgtatcgtcaaaaaacatcccatttttaaacgaaattctaatttagtgcgcttaacatgtccatgattggtgccgtcactCTACTAAACTGTGGAATTGTGGATacataaatgggaatacatccaagTCGCAgaatataagtattttatttaaaaaagtggcaGTTTTTAAAAGAAAGGCCTTCATGTTGCAGCTCAATTCGGACAATGGGCATTCGGACCGCAGCACGGCTTCGCGCGGATAGCGCGCTGGCATCTAGAGAAGGCGCCAGAGCGGCTCCCCAGCGGCGACGTGGAGGCCGTGCTGTGTCTCATAGACGACGACTTCACACGCTCCATGTGGCACTTCCAGTGAGTACCAATACCGACGAACTAGAATAACTATAGAAGTCTGACCAGAGCTCAGTAATGACCCCAAGGGTTTGTGTCGAGAGCGACTCAACTATACGTCTCAACGCGCAGTTTGACAACGACGAATATTGGTGCGGCTATCTTAACATTCTTAACCCcgcttatttattattcatttattttaaactttacaaaTGGcggccttaaggcattctctattAGTCAACAAATGGGTCAACCAGAAAGATTAAGTAGGTGTAAGTGGCCCGCTTGTCAGTTTTTACCTATAGCAACTTACAGTCATTACAGATACTTAATAACAAATACGTACTTTTTGCAGGTTCAGACTGACGTACCGACTGATCCTCCGCGAGAAGGAACTCCACTTCAACATCGGCGTGTACAACCCAAGCAAGGAACTGACGTTCAGCTGCCAGCTCCTCCTGCACACGTACTTCAAGGTGCCAGACGTGCGCCGCTGCCAGATCACCGGCATGCACGGGTGCATGTTCATTGACAAGGTTCGATACTTGATACTGATACCTTTAACCTTACTCGCAGAATATCTAATTCTAACCAAGGAAAAAGGATAATTTTGCGACTTCAAAACTTTTGACCACGAAGATTGACTTATACGAAAAATTCCAGCCTACACTTTGGGTCAATTTTATTGTTAGTTTGgactagacgtgtgcgccgattaaaaaatgatcggcggcggcgtttgccaaaaaattggcggcggcggcgtgttttcggcgtgaaatcggcgtgaccttgaatTTCATGTTTCTTAAGAAAATACATTAATTTGtagtttttcttgaaaattttatcaatgcagTTTACTGGTCAGTTAACTACGTTTAGTTTGAATATGCTgtgagtaaaatagggtttCTAAAATAATATCTTAGGATAGGTATAATAACTGATTTTCCCTCGTAACTGGCTTGCATTAAGAGGTTCCCTGGTCCCCATGACTTTCcgttttttgcaagctttccaTGGCTTATCCTATAAAAAACGTTAACAAAACAGAACTCCACATATCCATGACATTTGCTAGACTATAGTGTTCTTTCGTAGTTTTTCGTCGTTTCTTGTCGCACAAGCACCAGGCTCACCGAGacgtatcttctttctcgttTTCCCATTGCTGATGCTCGCGACCACATAtaatttgtctccatttcgTGCGGTCATAAGCCGTATGGACTGCTCAGTGCAGACTGCTgcaagccgacctcttcataGTGTTCAACCATCTCACACATGCTCCAACTCGAGCACGTTTGTCATTCATTCGGTTTAAATTCATGTGTTTCTCCACGTCAtgcgttggataatatgtcCGAAGAATCTAAGGGCTCGCCCATGCCATGTTGGGAAGAGATGAGTGGCGATATAGAGCTCTTTGAGAATGGagggtttgttcttctagctatccaaggtataagcagcactagcagcagtcttcgttcgtttgttaacagttgacggtgaatacttaggactactcagttactttaattggtgtgtcAAATAGTTTCTGCAACTGGCTATTCAGTTTCATTTAGTTAATAATTCATGTATATTTGAcaactgtaacataaataatacaaaaaattcattttgtaatccaaaaaccaatttggaatagctaattaacaacactcaaggtcacgccgatttcacgccgatcatttatcggcggcggcggcgtggtcaaaaagcccggcggcggcggcgcgccggcgcggcgcacacgtctagttTGGACCTTTCAAACTAATTTACTAATTGAAAATAATTGCTTCCAGACGCGAGAAGGCACAGTGTACCAAGAAACCCGGGAAGTGGTCACCATCAACGAATGGACGGATCGCATCTACCAGAACACGATGCAGGAACACATCATCACCAACGTCGTCAGCGGCCGCAAGATGCGGATACAGAAGTACAACTTCCCTGACACCGGTATGTATCGCACAGTCTACCTGACTCGAACAGACAACGAGTGGGGCCGCATCTACCTGAACACGATGCAGGAACACATCATCACCAACGTGGTCAGCGGCCGCAAGATGCGGATACAGAAGTACAACTTCCCTGACACCGGTATGTATCGCACAGTCTACCTGACTCGAACAGACAACGAGTGGGACCGCATCTACCTGAACACGATGCAGGAACACATCATCACCAACGTCGTCAGCGGCCGCAAGATGCGGATACAGAAGTACAACTTCCCTGACACCGGTATGTATCGCACAGTCTACCTGACTCGAACAGACAACGAGTGGGACCGCATCTACCAGAACACGATGCAGGAACACATCATCACCAACGTCGTCAGCGGCCGCAAGATGCGGATACAGAAGTACAACTTCCCTGACACCGGTATGTATCGCACAGTCTACCTGACTCGAACAGACAACGAGTGGGACCGCATCTACCTGAACACGATGCAGGAACACATCATCACCAACGTCGTCAGCGGCCGCAAGATGCGGATACAGATGTACAACTTTCCTGACACCGGTATGTATCGCACAGTCTACCTGACTCGAACAGACAACGAGTGGGACCGCATCTACCAGAACACGATGCAGGAACACATCATCACCAACGTCGTCAGCGGCCGCAAGATGCGGATACAGAAGTACAACTTCCCTGACACCGGTATGTATCGCACAGTCTACCTGACTCGAACAGACAACGAGTGGGACCGCATCTACCTGAACACGATGCAGGAACACATCATCACCAACGTCGTCAGCGGCCGCAAGATGCGGATACAGAAGTACAACTTCCCTGACACCGGTATGTATCGCACAGTCTACCTGACTCGAACAGACAACGAGTGGGACCGCATCTACCAGAACACGATGCAGGAACACATCATCACCAATGTCGTCAGCGGCCGCAAGATGCGGATACAGAAGTACAACTTCCCTGACACCGGTATGTATCGCACAGTCTACCTGACTCGAACAGACAACGAGTGGGACCGCATCTACCTGAACACGATGCAGGAACACATCATCACCAACGTCGTCAGCGGCCGCAAGATGCGGATACAGAAGTACAACTTCCCTG
This window encodes:
- the LOC134680374 gene encoding uncharacterized protein LOC134680374, with protein sequence MAATSVVVLDRGNNTTCTVNLFGATVVSWRVNNQEQLFVSKQAVFDGKRAIRGGIPFVFPQFGQWAFGPQHGFARIARWHLEKAPERLPSGDVEAVLCLIDDDFTRSMWHFQFRLTYRLILREKELHFNIGVYNPSKELTFSCQLLLHTYFKVPDVRRCQITGMHGCMFIDKTREGTVYQETREVVTINEWTDRIYQNTMQEHIITNVVSGRKMRIQKYNFPDTVIWNPWADYAKEIPDFGDDEFPNMVCVEAARVAAPIVLLPGTAFEASQILQVM